Within the Arachis duranensis cultivar V14167 chromosome 10, aradu.V14167.gnm2.J7QH, whole genome shotgun sequence genome, the region tttcgtttatattttaaatattagactTAATAGGTTtacagtttttattttaatagttattcgtttatatttttaaatattaaaatatttaatttaatatattttcattttatttatttagttaataaattagacTTAATAGGTTtagagtttttattttaatttaatataaaattataaatactttccaaattattataattatcgTTGAGTTATTAGAAGagtgattttatttttgtttcatgATAAAATCATAGTATAGATAAGTAAAGTTGAATAAATCTCTCTCTTGTTATTTCGAAAAATTCGGTAAaagattatgtattttttttatataatttttaaattatagtatgaataagttaaattgaatgaatttttttattacattaaaaattaaataaaaaataaagtgattttttatatttaattttaatttattcattttatttgtttatgttttattttaatttatattttttattgaattttaatatttatgtttttgtttATCCATTGTTATGTACTTATGTACATGTAAATGCATTGTAAAAGTCTTGTTGCAAATAAAGCAGGGAGTGGAGGTGGACCTaaccccctctctctctctctctctctctctaagtCCACGCTGAATTTAATCCTTTCTAGTTTCTATCATTAAAAAGGTTATACGTATGAATTAAATGAATTTTCATACTTTGTAACGTGATTTACTCTGAATATAATAGAGGCCAATGTTTAAAATAtgtagaagaaaacaaaaaccttCATTCATAGTATTTGTTCAAGGCAAGACAAAGCTCCCTATTATCCACTcgtatataaattataaagtatttgttgatataattaaaatctaCACATTATTTCATTAATAAAGCCCCTTAGATTGCGGGTAATTATCCCCGTTGATTGGTGTGGGAACATGATTAGATCTCTTTGATTCTTTTTGTCTGCCATTCCATTCTTCATCACTCTTCTTTGGTGCCTCACTAGTCACTACTacttttgaaataataataataataataatagggagACTGTAACATATTTCATGTGCATTGCGGCATGacaaacaaaatttgaaattgtaGAACGCAGAGATTGTGGAATCTTGGCACACCTAATTACGCCTTAACTCTTGTAATTGTATGTCCTATTTCTTCTACTTTATTTTACCCTCCACGTCCTTATACAACCATaattaaaattctataattgATAGTAGTATATCATACGTCGTTATAGAGTTATAGCGCATAGATTGAGGAAATCTAgctcatttttttcaaaactctaaAGCATGTTGattttccaccattattaaatgCATGGAGTGCTAAATTATTGAATCTTCATTAGCTCTGACCCtaccaaatatttttattttgataagtaGTGATAACGAATAGGAAGAGAATAATATctatttcaatattttatatgaaagtctttttagtaataaataaataaagaaaatgtgaCATTCTCCACTAAACCTAGAGGAAACTAGGTATATTGTTTATAGTACTTGTTCAATATTTAttacaaaaagaataaaaaaaattgttgtgcATCATAGGAGATAAATGGAGGAAAAACTATATATTTTGcattgaaaaattttagaagaccaacatatttatttaaatttggtCAGCACTTAACTAGCAAAATAAAAGTGAATAATCTCACATTATtgaatgaaatctcacaccattaaaaacattaataataactaattgatggttacaaattacaaaattttctCACCTAACACTACTCTTTTGCATTTTCTACATGATGGTTAAGATATAGTCATGGGGTGTGTGTGTCGCAATCGATGGCATGGATTTGGAGGCATTGTAACATCGAGAGAATTGAGAATTCACGAAGGTTGCTATCACAGTatgaaacaaagaaagaaattgggATTAGGTATGAGTGCTGTATAAAATTGGGATAATTTACCTAATGAATTCCCTTTTTCAGGACCAGAGAAATCAACGACCAGCACAACTTGAATAATCAAAGTAAACCTATGAAAAAGATGTGACAATTACATATATACTAAAAGTGTATATATAATGCATTTATCCTAAAATTATATACAATAGAAGATAATTAGCATTACTAATGTTTTGGTTTTGGATAACTATAAAAAGCTAATGTTAATGCAAATGAATTTTGCGTCGCTGGAAAGTTAGTGTTTTGTCTcggattttttcttttttttatccaaaCGGTATCCTTCAATCCaatagattaaaaattaatccgTTGTGAATATGAGTTCCATTTAAGCGACACTTGCTTAAAGTGGATGAGTAAATTGACCACGCAATCaaccaaagttgattttttgtctaggattttaatttatattttttggacACGGCCATTGATACATGAATTGATAATCCGACAATTAAAGATTAATCCGTTTATATCTATGCCTCTACCCAAGCCTGTGGATAATTTAGGTCAGATAAGTGGACTTAGTTACCTAATTTTGGCCCATTCTATTTTAAGAGTTGACAAGTCCAATAAAGCCTCTTCCAGGTTcgtaacttttattattaacataaaaaataatgtgtAGAATTTTGGATGTGCCACCGtcttaattaatttcttaaacaTGTTAGAATTGGTGTATGTCATGTTCTCCCTAACACATGTTAATTGTGGTCTTAAAAAGtttcttttaataaaagagCTCTTAAAGTTATCATCAGTCCTCCAATTAATTTACAAAAAGAGAAATTTCTTTCTAAgcagaaaaaggaagagaaaataCACTAGAAGTGTAATGCAAGTACATAATAGATAATGGTAGAGAAAATCCATGCTGCATCTTGAGACTACAAGAATCCTCAGATTCAACGCATTGCAGCAAATGGGTTCTTTCTTAACTGAAGACTGTGATGTGTGTCTCTTGTTTTCTGTTCAAACTTGGTCCATGGAAACTTGTGTtttcccatctttctcttctttgCAGCTACTCCCATCAAATCTCCAGCATTCTGCAttacataaaaacataaataggAGAGTGTTAGGTAAACAATGATTATTTTAAACTAACATAAACAGtcatcaatcaaataaaaacacactGCACCTCCAAATTATcaacataaattttaatattaaaagaatCATCCGTACacctagtaaaatgaacatctgatatatctattattcaaattgtttaatattttcgttgtctacctatacttttccaaaCAGAAATCGGCAACCATATGTATcttaaacaataaaccataacaAAGAATGTATCTCTTTAATTACCTGGAGGCAGAGTCCATATTCAACATCACAAATGGGGTAATCACTTGGGCAGCAATACTCTGTTCCAATGCAGCACACAGCATTCTCATATTCACAGCAGCCATAGACAAGGCAGGAATCAAACAACTCAAAGAGGCAACAACATGTCTCGTCCCCCGGACAATATGACAAGTCACCACATTCACTTGGTGAAGGAGCAGGAGGAGGCGGAGgcgttggtggtggtggtggtgatgatggTGGAAAAGGAGGGCTCTGTGGTGATGGTGCAGTAGTGGACTCTTTGGTTGGATATGAGGCCATGTAATTGATTGCACAAACTCCATATTTCAAATCAATGTTCCTTTTTATGTAAATATATCCATCCATTCCCCAACCTGTTCCCCATGAATTCTTCACTATCCAGTAATCTTCATCACCCTCTGATCCATATCCCACTATTAATATTGCATGGTCAATATCATCTGGGTTACTTGAGCAATCTCCATCATAGATGCCCTGttcaagaaaagaagaatctaGTTACAAAAGAGTATGCTGCTAACATTATTTTATAACATGATCTAATATTTACAACACTTACACCAGTGTATAATTGAAAATCCAATGAAGAGCCATGTATAGCAGCACCGATAGGTTGCTTCACAGTAGCACACAGAAGAGCACTATCTGATTTTGCCACATCATTGTATCCATCAATGCTAACAACTTTGTTTTCCTCCTAATTTATGAAAACCTTAAATAATTAGGCTCAAATTAATATAATGAGGCTACTCAATATTAGAATAGTAAGGAATATGTAACCTTGGTAATATTGCAGCTACTATCTACACCAGTGTATGGGTAATCAGTTTCAGTATCTATGCCACCATTGTTCATTACCCATTCAAAAGCATAGTCCATGTACCCTCCCTCACATCCATCATTAGTTTTGTCACAATCAACAAGTTCTTGTTCTGAAAGGCTTATAAGGTCCCCAGTTACTATTGCATTTATCCCTTCTATGGCCCCAGTGGAGGAGAATGCCCAGCAACTACCTACAAAACACATTGAATCAGAAAACTCAGTGATAAGAAAAATTGAAGTTGAAGAAAAACTTGACATATTAGAGAGCCAAATACTCAAATGCTTAAGTTATTGattcatcaaatttttaaagtgaCAGATATTTAAGAACTGAGAGATTAGAAAATTACCGCAATCGCCTTGATCCTTCACACTAGTTACAACTCCCTTCTTCCTCCAATCTAAGGAGTAAGGTGTATTCTCACATGAATAGTCCTTAACACTGCTGGTGAGTCTTTTGTTCA harbors:
- the LOC107468232 gene encoding zingipain-2-like → MQNQNSPEGHRLGLNRFADMSNEEFKNKYISKVKQPLNKRLTSSVKDYSCENTPYSLDWRKKGVVTSVKDQGDCGSCWAFSSTGAIEGINAIVTGDLISLSEQELVDCDKTNDGCEGGYMDYAFEWVMNNGGIDTETDYPYTGVDSSCNITKEENKVVSIDGYNDVAKSDSALLCATVKQPIGAAIHGSSLDFQLYTGGIYDGDCSSNPDDIDHAILIVGYGSEGDEDYWIVKNSWGTGWGMDGYIYIKRNIDLKYGVCAINYMASYPTKESTTAPSPQSPPFPPSSPPPPPTPPPPPAPSPSECGDLSYCPGDETCCCLFELFDSCLVYGCCEYENAVCCIGTEYCCPSDYPICDVEYGLCLQNAGDLMGVAAKKRKMGKHKFPWTKFEQKTRDTHHSLQLRKNPFAAMR